The following proteins come from a genomic window of Pseudomonas sp. J452:
- a CDS encoding type ISP restriction/modification enzyme: MSALSALLDTYRSASVTEREKGTYFEELICAYLRNEATYRDLYEKVWTYAEWAKEQGLSGKDAGIDLVARTQGTGEYHAIQCKLYAEDYKVQKKDIDSFFTASGKAPFTHRIIVATTNNWSEHAEDALQGQHQTINKIDLQALEESQIDWAKYQPNQTVALKTKKQLREHQQTALNATAAGLKEAERGKLIMACGTGKTFTSLKIAERLAGKGKRVLFLVPSLSLLSQTLTEWTQESETPLHSFAVCSDSDVGKKRKADEDTPQVFAHELRYPATTKADRLAAEMLKRHDTEHMSVVFSTYHSIDVISRAQHEHGLAAFDLIICDEAHRTTGATFDDDDESTFVRVHDADYIRATKRLYMTATPRIYGDSAKVKAESGEVTLCSMDDEALYGKELFVINFSEAVQRGLLTDYKVLVLTVEESIVSRRLQELLKDEDNQLKVDDAAKIVGCWKALAKQGLAENLVGDDQPMKRAVAFCQVISPNYKGTKHKVSSINIASMFQSVVEAYQESEDIDEASRIICEAAHVDGGMNASQKEAKLNWLKEEPPTNTCRILSNVRCLSEGVDVPALDAVLFLTPRNSQVDVVQSVGRVMRNAPGKKRGYVVLPVVIPAGMEPHEALNDNQTYKVVWQVLQALRSHDDSFDAMVNKLDLIGSDPRKMEVIAITDKADKKAKKASGTSNGQAGKGQYGIGEKRPRHDAEGQMTKQAELTYEVGEIEKAIYAKIVDKCGNRHHWEDWANDIAKIARTHIDRIQGILETPANTQEQAAFNAFAAELRDDLNDSISDGEIVEMLAQHLVTKPVFDALFEEYSFASHNPMSMAMQGVLDALHEHRLDKEADTLEKFYTSVRQRASGIDSAAGKQKIIVELYEKFFANAFPRMRDKLGIVYTPVEVVDFILHSVNHLLQQEFGQTLGSKGVHIIDPFTGTGTFVTRLIQSGLIKPEELPHKYKHEIHANELVLLAYYIAAINIEAAYHGEVIDEYTPFEGICLTDTFQMYEKDDLVDALLEDNSARRKRQKALDIRVIVGNPPYSVGQGDANANNQNVAYPRLDACIRSTYAMRSTATLKNALYDSYIRAIRWASDRIGDAGIIGFVTNAGFLEANTADGLRKCLADEFSSLYVFHLRGNQRTSGETSRKEGGKIFGSGSRAPIAISLLVKNPNAQFRGQIHFHDIGDYLSREDKLDKIAGYASVAGIEHWQKITPNEHGDWLQQRDEGFSEFIVLGEKGSQTTEKIFSLHSSGIKTNRDAWCYNYSKRKLSSNMHETINFYNSEVRRFQGEKTTQGKSIDSANFINTDPTKMSWDHAQKVGVEKGRMGSYTENAIFPAIYRPFTKCWSYVDSFFNNRIYQMPSLFPDQNAANLAICVSGKGGKVAFSSMITSVIPSLHMVDIDGSQCFPLYLYDEAVQVSKDDLFTEQTKGGLCRRDAITDAGLAHFQMVYPGEQISKEDLFYYVYGILHSPDYRERFADNLSKELPRIPAVKKAADFWAFSKAGRALADLHLNYETVEPYPLTIESKGPLTNADYRVEKMKFAKKGDKTTVIYNHRITLKGIPEAAWDYVVNGKAALDWVMERQAVRTDKASGIVNDANDWANETMGNPKYPLELFQRVVTVSLETQKTVHNLPALDI, encoded by the coding sequence ATGTCCGCCCTTTCTGCCCTGCTCGACACCTACCGCTCCGCCTCTGTTACCGAACGCGAAAAAGGCACCTACTTCGAAGAGCTGATCTGCGCCTACCTGCGCAACGAAGCAACCTACCGCGATCTTTACGAAAAGGTATGGACGTATGCCGAATGGGCGAAGGAGCAAGGTCTTAGTGGTAAGGACGCAGGTATTGATCTGGTAGCGCGCACCCAAGGCACCGGTGAGTACCACGCTATCCAGTGCAAGCTTTACGCCGAAGACTACAAAGTCCAGAAAAAGGACATCGACAGCTTCTTCACCGCCTCGGGCAAAGCTCCGTTCACTCACAGGATCATCGTTGCAACCACCAACAACTGGAGCGAACACGCCGAGGACGCATTGCAGGGGCAACACCAGACGATCAATAAGATCGACCTGCAAGCTTTGGAAGAAAGCCAGATCGACTGGGCCAAATACCAGCCCAACCAAACCGTCGCGCTCAAGACCAAGAAGCAACTGCGCGAACATCAGCAAACCGCACTGAACGCCACCGCTGCAGGCCTCAAAGAGGCCGAGCGCGGCAAGCTGATCATGGCCTGTGGCACGGGCAAGACCTTCACCAGCCTGAAGATTGCCGAGCGTCTGGCCGGCAAAGGCAAGCGCGTGCTCTTCCTTGTGCCCAGCCTGTCTCTGCTGTCGCAGACCCTCACCGAATGGACGCAGGAAAGCGAAACCCCGCTGCACAGCTTCGCCGTCTGCTCGGACAGCGATGTAGGTAAGAAGCGCAAGGCCGATGAGGATACCCCGCAGGTCTTCGCTCACGAACTGCGCTACCCGGCCACTACCAAGGCAGATCGCCTAGCGGCGGAAATGCTTAAGCGCCACGATACCGAGCACATGAGCGTGGTGTTCTCCACCTACCACTCCATTGACGTGATCAGCCGTGCCCAGCATGAGCACGGCCTGGCAGCTTTTGATCTGATCATCTGTGACGAAGCCCACCGCACCACTGGCGCGACCTTTGACGATGATGATGAAAGCACCTTCGTGCGCGTTCACGACGCCGACTACATCCGCGCTACCAAGCGCCTTTACATGACCGCCACGCCGCGTATCTACGGTGACAGCGCCAAGGTTAAGGCCGAGTCCGGCGAAGTCACCCTCTGCTCGATGGATGACGAGGCGCTTTACGGCAAAGAGCTGTTCGTCATTAACTTCTCCGAGGCCGTACAGCGCGGCCTGCTCACCGACTACAAGGTTCTGGTACTCACCGTCGAAGAGAGCATTGTCAGTCGTCGACTTCAGGAACTCCTGAAAGACGAAGACAACCAGCTCAAGGTGGACGATGCCGCCAAAATCGTCGGCTGCTGGAAGGCGCTGGCCAAACAAGGGCTAGCTGAAAACTTGGTGGGTGATGATCAGCCTATGAAGCGCGCTGTAGCCTTCTGCCAGGTCATCTCGCCCAACTACAAGGGCACCAAGCACAAGGTCAGCTCGATCAACATCGCCAGCATGTTCCAGTCGGTGGTTGAGGCTTACCAGGAGTCAGAAGACATCGACGAGGCCTCGCGCATCATCTGCGAAGCTGCACACGTCGATGGCGGCATGAATGCCAGTCAGAAGGAAGCCAAGCTCAACTGGCTCAAGGAAGAACCCCCAACCAATACCTGCCGCATCCTCAGCAACGTGCGCTGCCTATCCGAGGGCGTGGATGTACCGGCGCTGGACGCAGTGCTCTTCCTCACCCCGCGTAATTCCCAGGTAGACGTGGTGCAGTCTGTAGGTAGGGTGATGCGCAACGCGCCGGGCAAGAAGCGCGGTTATGTCGTACTGCCCGTGGTCATCCCAGCCGGTATGGAGCCGCACGAAGCGCTCAACGACAACCAGACCTACAAGGTCGTTTGGCAGGTGCTCCAGGCCCTGCGCTCGCACGACGACAGCTTCGACGCCATGGTCAACAAACTCGACCTGATCGGGTCAGACCCGCGCAAGATGGAAGTCATTGCCATCACCGATAAGGCCGATAAGAAGGCGAAGAAAGCCAGCGGCACGAGCAACGGGCAGGCCGGCAAAGGCCAATACGGCATCGGCGAGAAGCGTCCTCGGCACGATGCCGAAGGCCAGATGACTAAGCAGGCCGAGCTGACCTATGAAGTAGGCGAAATCGAAAAGGCCATCTACGCCAAGATCGTCGATAAGTGTGGCAACCGCCACCACTGGGAAGACTGGGCAAACGACATCGCCAAGATCGCCCGCACCCACATAGACCGCATCCAGGGCATTTTGGAAACCCCGGCCAACACACAAGAGCAGGCAGCTTTCAATGCCTTCGCCGCCGAGTTGCGAGACGACCTCAACGACAGCATCAGTGACGGCGAGATTGTCGAAATGCTCGCCCAGCACCTGGTAACCAAGCCAGTGTTCGACGCTCTCTTCGAGGAATACAGCTTCGCCAGCCACAATCCCATGTCCATGGCCATGCAAGGTGTGCTTGACGCGCTCCACGAACACCGCCTGGATAAGGAAGCCGACACCCTAGAGAAGTTCTACACCAGCGTGCGCCAACGCGCTTCTGGCATCGACAGCGCCGCAGGTAAGCAGAAGATCATCGTCGAGTTATACGAAAAGTTTTTTGCTAATGCTTTTCCTCGGATGCGAGACAAGCTTGGCATCGTCTACACCCCAGTCGAGGTAGTGGACTTCATCCTGCACAGCGTCAACCATCTGCTGCAACAAGAGTTCGGCCAGACCCTGGGCAGCAAGGGCGTTCACATCATCGACCCGTTCACCGGCACCGGTACCTTCGTCACTCGCCTGATCCAATCGGGCTTGATCAAGCCGGAAGAGCTTCCTCACAAGTACAAGCACGAGATCCACGCCAACGAACTGGTGCTTCTGGCGTATTACATCGCCGCCATCAATATCGAAGCGGCTTACCACGGCGAAGTGATCGACGAATACACGCCGTTTGAAGGTATTTGCCTGACTGATACCTTCCAAATGTACGAGAAGGACGATTTGGTGGACGCGCTGTTAGAGGACAACAGCGCTCGCCGTAAGCGTCAGAAGGCACTGGATATTCGGGTGATTGTGGGTAATCCGCCGTATTCGGTTGGTCAGGGTGATGCCAACGCCAATAATCAGAATGTGGCTTACCCCCGTCTGGACGCATGCATCCGTTCCACTTATGCAATGCGCTCAACGGCCACACTCAAGAACGCCCTTTATGACAGCTATATTCGTGCCATTCGCTGGGCAAGCGACCGTATCGGTGATGCCGGAATCATCGGTTTTGTCACCAATGCGGGATTTCTGGAAGCCAACACCGCAGATGGTCTGCGCAAGTGTCTAGCCGATGAGTTCTCAAGCCTCTATGTGTTCCATCTGCGCGGCAACCAGCGCACCAGCGGCGAAACTTCGCGCAAGGAAGGCGGCAAGATTTTTGGCAGCGGCAGCCGCGCCCCCATCGCCATCTCCTTGCTGGTGAAAAATCCCAACGCGCAGTTTCGCGGCCAAATCCATTTCCATGATATTGGCGACTACCTCAGCCGTGAAGACAAGTTGGATAAGATCGCCGGCTATGCCAGCGTGGCCGGTATCGAGCATTGGCAAAAGATCACCCCGAACGAGCATGGGGACTGGCTCCAGCAACGTGATGAAGGTTTTTCTGAATTTATCGTGCTGGGAGAAAAGGGAAGCCAAACAACCGAGAAGATTTTCTCTCTACACTCCAGCGGGATAAAAACAAATAGAGATGCTTGGTGCTATAACTATTCTAAAAGAAAACTCTCCAGCAACATGCATGAAACAATTAACTTCTACAACTCAGAAGTCAGAAGGTTTCAAGGCGAGAAAACCACTCAAGGCAAGAGTATAGACTCTGCAAATTTCATAAATACAGATCCAACGAAAATGAGCTGGGATCACGCACAAAAAGTTGGAGTTGAAAAGGGGAGGATGGGCTCATACACCGAGAATGCAATATTTCCAGCAATCTATCGTCCCTTCACAAAATGCTGGTCATATGTGGACAGCTTTTTCAATAATCGCATATACCAGATGCCAAGCCTTTTTCCAGATCAGAATGCAGCGAACCTAGCAATATGTGTATCTGGAAAAGGAGGGAAAGTCGCATTCAGCTCGATGATTACTAGCGTGATCCCCAGTTTGCACATGGTGGACATTGACGGTTCCCAATGCTTTCCGCTGTACCTCTACGACGAAGCCGTTCAAGTCTCGAAAGACGATCTCTTTACCGAGCAGACTAAAGGCGGCTTGTGCCGTCGCGACGCCATAACTGATGCCGGCCTGGCTCATTTCCAGATGGTCTACCCAGGCGAGCAGATCAGTAAAGAAGACCTGTTCTACTACGTTTACGGCATCCTCCATTCCCCGGACTACCGCGAGCGCTTTGCCGACAACCTGAGCAAGGAGCTGCCGCGCATTCCTGCCGTGAAGAAGGCCGCCGACTTCTGGGCCTTTAGCAAGGCAGGCCGCGCCTTGGCAGACCTTCACCTCAACTACGAAACCGTCGAGCCGTATCCACTGACTATCGAGTCCAAGGGCCCGCTGACCAACGCCGATTACCGCGTGGAGAAGATGAAGTTCGCCAAGAAGGGCGACAAGACCACCGTCATCTACAACCACCGCATCACCCTTAAGGGTATCCCCGAGGCGGCCTGGGATTACGTGGTCAACGGTAAGGCCGCGCTGGACTGGGTGATGGAGCGCCAAGCAGTGCGCACCGACAAGGCCAGCGGCATCGTCAACGACGCCAACGACTGGGCTAACGAAACTATGGGCAACCCCAAGTACCCACTGGAGCTGTTCCAGCGCGTGGTCACCGTGAGCCTAGAAACCCAGAAAACTGTCCATAACCTGCCGGCGCTGGATATCTAG
- a CDS encoding S-type pyocin domain-containing protein: protein MSGYVANNRDERQAPEIPQYSGAFDQQPLRQMDRPSPLAPEPLPSPPAQCVFAKPSSLPLGALDYPSVVPAELASAYGQTAILATTDVQAAGGGLLLTRAAGQLLGGGTWAIQSAGGIATGSGAAGAAGSGILATAATTAIGFVALLWPSPMGGSDLYRKSELEVLSTAKTRLRFHVEHDWTNGSIRTYGFHTSSRSGFDSVPVVAASAQGDQAVVDLGDGVTILWTPQVDPTAGTPPLPEHIQGLTETIWIYPVSENAAQALENPIYPSDYKDFIITFPDHPGVQPVYVVLSTQLDKNKARGREFEDEVYGDYSSTRSETGREVTVKTKSGTRTRIDMVGREPDGTISCVECKSSDTAPLTPNQKVAFPEIEESGAVVVGKGKPGFPGGTDIPPTKVDVVRPN from the coding sequence ATGAGCGGCTACGTAGCGAACAACCGGGACGAGCGCCAAGCTCCCGAGATTCCTCAATACAGCGGTGCCTTTGACCAGCAGCCGCTCCGGCAAATGGATAGACCTAGTCCGCTTGCGCCGGAACCTCTTCCCTCTCCACCGGCACAATGTGTCTTTGCCAAACCCAGTTCACTGCCCCTCGGCGCCTTGGACTATCCATCAGTGGTGCCGGCGGAGTTAGCGAGTGCTTATGGCCAGACAGCGATCCTGGCAACCACGGATGTTCAGGCTGCTGGCGGCGGGTTGTTGCTTACGCGTGCAGCTGGCCAACTGTTAGGAGGCGGTACCTGGGCCATTCAGAGCGCTGGCGGTATCGCTACAGGTAGTGGAGCAGCGGGCGCTGCCGGGAGCGGTATTCTCGCAACCGCAGCTACCACCGCTATCGGCTTCGTTGCTTTGCTATGGCCGTCCCCCATGGGCGGAAGCGATCTGTACCGCAAGTCGGAACTTGAAGTTCTCAGTACGGCCAAGACTAGGTTGCGCTTCCACGTCGAGCATGACTGGACTAATGGTTCCATACGTACCTATGGCTTTCACACCAGTTCTCGTAGCGGTTTCGATTCCGTTCCGGTTGTGGCTGCCAGTGCCCAGGGCGATCAGGCTGTTGTGGATCTAGGGGATGGGGTCACCATCCTCTGGACACCTCAGGTAGATCCAACTGCAGGAACTCCACCGCTGCCGGAGCATATTCAGGGGCTGACGGAGACCATTTGGATCTACCCGGTCAGCGAAAACGCGGCTCAGGCTCTTGAAAACCCGATCTACCCTTCGGACTACAAAGACTTCATCATCACCTTCCCGGATCACCCCGGAGTGCAACCAGTTTATGTGGTGCTTAGCACTCAGCTGGATAAGAACAAGGCCAGGGGGCGTGAGTTTGAGGACGAGGTGTATGGCGATTACAGCTCGACTCGCTCGGAGACGGGGCGAGAGGTGACAGTGAAGACAAAGAGCGGCACTCGCACTCGCATCGACATGGTTGGCCGAGAGCCAGACGGCACAATCTCGTGTGTCGAATGCAAGTCCTCTGATACCGCGCCATTAACGCCTAATCAGAAGGTAGCGTTCCCGGAAATCGAGGAGAGCGGCGCGGTCGTGGTTGGAAAAGGGAAGCCTGGTTTCCCCGGGGGAACTGATATACCCCCAACGAAAGTTGACGTTGTGCGACCGAACTAA
- a CDS encoding DUF6572 domain-containing protein: MSVAEAGVIDMWGIPDWDRSKIELVITDHLGWEPEEEMEHLIMLQEKVNSYISFIESGEINTAIPSAVGKVPIIRVVGKYALSKQAEAFADRVTEVLRDADIEFEFVLRQG; the protein is encoded by the coding sequence ATGTCTGTAGCAGAGGCCGGCGTAATCGACATGTGGGGCATCCCTGATTGGGATAGGAGCAAGATCGAGCTGGTCATCACCGATCACCTCGGCTGGGAACCAGAGGAAGAAATGGAGCACCTCATAATGCTTCAGGAAAAGGTTAACTCCTATATCTCCTTCATTGAGAGCGGGGAAATCAATACGGCAATCCCCTCAGCGGTAGGCAAGGTTCCCATTATCAGAGTGGTTGGAAAGTACGCGCTTTCCAAGCAGGCCGAGGCCTTCGCTGATCGCGTCACCGAGGTTCTGCGCGACGCTGATATCGAGTTCGAATTTGTGCTCAGACAGGGCTAG
- a CDS encoding bacteriocin immunity protein: protein MINLKSRITDYSEDEFLRLIEEICSATGSEKYQDELLENFIQVSEHPAGSDLIYYPESGDASPREILETVVAWRRGNGLSSFR from the coding sequence ATGATCAATCTGAAATCCCGCATCACCGACTACAGCGAGGACGAATTCCTCCGACTGATTGAAGAGATCTGCAGCGCTACCGGAAGCGAGAAGTACCAAGATGAGTTGCTGGAGAACTTCATCCAGGTGAGTGAGCACCCCGCTGGCTCCGACCTCATTTACTACCCCGAGTCAGGCGACGCTTCGCCGAGAGAAATTCTTGAAACCGTCGTGGCGTGGCGGCGTGGCAATGGCTTATCGTCGTTTAGATAG
- a CDS encoding toll/interleukin-1 receptor domain-containing protein — MSKVFLSHNHADKPFTRRLAGDLRQAGHTVWIDEAEINIGDSLIDKIRAGLDEVDFVAAVLSEKSIDSPWVQRELEIASNREIEERRVVVLPLMVQKVSLPGFLKGKFYGDFTDPDAYQQMFELLLRALGPATALTKPPAQEIDALRQELAVMKGALDELAKQNKAHELISLRHKSANLAAAIEKANQKYPNHAPINNTYAFEVGSTPVTLDYLLWGIGKAMRTGAHILESLLSIHDKWPDAQRMIEAYDDLLASYD; from the coding sequence ATGAGTAAGGTATTTCTGAGCCATAACCACGCAGATAAGCCATTTACAAGGCGCCTTGCCGGTGACTTGCGCCAGGCTGGGCATACTGTCTGGATCGACGAGGCTGAAATCAATATTGGTGACTCTCTGATCGATAAGATTCGAGCTGGTCTAGACGAAGTAGATTTCGTGGCTGCGGTGCTTAGTGAGAAGTCGATTGATAGCCCTTGGGTTCAGCGAGAGTTGGAGATAGCTTCCAACCGTGAAATCGAAGAGCGGCGCGTAGTGGTTCTGCCGTTGATGGTGCAGAAGGTGTCCCTACCGGGCTTCCTCAAAGGGAAGTTCTATGGGGACTTCACAGACCCTGATGCCTACCAGCAGATGTTTGAACTGCTGTTGCGCGCCCTGGGCCCAGCCACGGCACTGACAAAGCCACCTGCGCAGGAGATTGATGCGTTGCGACAAGAGTTGGCCGTTATGAAAGGCGCATTAGACGAGCTGGCGAAACAGAACAAAGCGCATGAACTCATATCGTTGAGGCACAAGAGCGCCAACCTTGCCGCCGCTATTGAGAAAGCCAACCAAAAGTACCCAAATCACGCACCGATCAACAATACATATGCGTTCGAGGTAGGGAGCACCCCCGTTACATTGGACTACTTGCTCTGGGGAATCGGCAAAGCCATGAGAACTGGCGCTCACATTCTCGAGTCACTTCTGTCGATACATGATAAGTGGCCCGATGCCCAGCGCATGATTGAAGCATACGACGACTTGCTGGCTAGTTATGACTGA
- a CDS encoding RES family NAD+ phosphorylase — protein sequence MSDITEPTSEILLCSNCFTDEGLRIDAVKHGLEQQGECPNCQSPDGKKLSRDHILDLAWRFFVSGTTVRCDYGAAPVIQFNEYHYGQSDIAPSAWLENDIKFIEEAAKVGFFHYGPRLWMIGEVEPLKALQDPTTRPQLIERVLKEYPEKTLSKGSKFYRLRVNPGHPAEPSEYDSPPLEFAGKGRLDSPGFSVMYGSQDLDVCIHECRASTEDELYVATLKSQKDLRLLDLTHPLEETETEFESLDMAIHMLFLARSHSYDIARDLALAAKEAGFDGVIYPSFFSLIRTGSHPFETTYGLSLRRFHPEREKYVEATTIRNLALFGRPRESGLVSVECINRLILTQVGYRGHFGPVEY from the coding sequence ATGTCCGACATAACCGAGCCAACCAGTGAGATTCTGCTCTGCTCAAACTGTTTCACAGATGAAGGGCTGCGGATCGATGCCGTAAAGCATGGCCTTGAACAACAAGGCGAATGTCCGAATTGCCAGAGTCCGGATGGGAAAAAGCTGTCCCGAGATCACATTCTAGATCTGGCGTGGCGCTTCTTTGTGAGCGGAACTACCGTCCGGTGTGACTACGGCGCAGCGCCAGTTATTCAGTTCAACGAGTACCATTATGGCCAGAGCGACATAGCCCCGTCAGCGTGGCTTGAGAACGACATCAAGTTTATTGAGGAGGCCGCTAAAGTTGGATTTTTCCATTACGGCCCACGATTGTGGATGATCGGCGAAGTCGAGCCACTAAAGGCGCTGCAGGATCCCACGACACGCCCTCAGCTCATCGAACGTGTCCTGAAGGAATACCCCGAAAAAACACTCAGCAAAGGCAGCAAATTCTACCGTCTGCGTGTCAACCCGGGACATCCAGCAGAGCCGTCCGAGTACGACAGTCCACCTCTAGAGTTCGCAGGTAAAGGGCGTTTGGATTCTCCAGGCTTCTCCGTGATGTACGGATCGCAAGACCTTGATGTCTGTATCCATGAATGTAGGGCATCGACGGAGGATGAACTTTATGTCGCAACCTTAAAGAGTCAGAAGGATCTCCGGCTACTGGATCTGACTCACCCTTTGGAGGAAACAGAGACTGAGTTCGAAAGCCTGGATATGGCAATTCATATGCTGTTTCTCGCCCGTTCTCACTCATATGACATCGCCCGTGACCTTGCTCTTGCTGCGAAAGAAGCTGGTTTTGACGGAGTGATCTATCCGTCCTTTTTCAGCCTGATTCGCACCGGCAGCCATCCTTTCGAAACGACCTATGGTCTATCACTTCGTCGCTTCCATCCAGAGCGGGAGAAATATGTGGAGGCAACTACCATTCGCAATCTCGCCCTATTTGGTAGGCCGAGGGAAAGTGGCTTGGTCAGTGTCGAGTGCATCAATCGCCTTATCCTCACCCAAGTTGGCTATCGTGGGCACTTCGGGCCAGTCGAGTATTGA